One Desulfatitalea tepidiphila genomic region harbors:
- a CDS encoding glycosyltransferase, producing MRIDLHVHSKFSKRPSQWILKKLGCPESFTEPLRLYQIAKSRGMSHVTISDHNTIDGALEIAHLDDTFISEEITTYFPDNQCKVHVLALNIDEVQHREIQKVRENIFDLARYLQEQSILAIAAHPLYAINDRLTAGHFEKMLLLFENFELNGARNPRENQCIREVVEQLTPRRMEDLADRHDLAPMHARPWEKRLWGGSDDHSALHIARTFTRITGIDSPRHLSAGLKDIETQVVTQPATPLTMGHNLYGIAYQYYRSKFNLGRYAGKDVLMQFLDRSLQVDEHVQPGLWARLYLLWQHRREKRAGIPVCDSLMTLLRYETHQLIHEDPEFYNTDASSNDFVAREKRWFDFVNRASKGVMLHFGNHLLDHLSGANVFNIFSTIGSAGGLYTLLAPYFVAYSQFAKDRTFSEGIRRQFVTSTDAKAREAFRFAHFTDTFYEVNGVAQTLQQQVHCALKHGKIYKLITCHAAEADIDQPGVRNFTPIGTYELPEYPEQKIFYPPFLEMLSFCYDEQIDHIHLATPGPVGLAGLAIAKILKLPTSGTYHTAIPQYAQVLTGDEAIEDLAWKYVLWFYDQLDVIYAPSQSTKEELCAKGLDPRKIQLYPRGIDVERFNPVKRNGIFKTRFPLPEGTRLLYVGRVSKEKNLHLLAEAFRRMVANGEPVQLVVVGDGPYLKEMQAAIKGLPCCFTGYLSGESLAAVYASADLFVFPSSTDTFGNVVLEAQASGLPVVVSDQGGPCENIIDGKTGLVCRADDLQSLMAAMRTLVGDRQRRLEMGAEARKYVEARSFENAFLQLWELYQSQELQQNSGRSMEYHAA from the coding sequence ATGCGCATCGATCTGCACGTACATTCCAAATTCTCGAAGAGACCCAGCCAATGGATTTTGAAAAAACTGGGCTGCCCGGAGAGTTTCACCGAACCGTTGCGACTTTACCAGATCGCCAAGAGCCGGGGCATGAGCCATGTGACCATCAGCGATCACAATACCATCGACGGCGCCTTGGAGATCGCCCATCTGGACGATACGTTCATCAGCGAGGAGATCACCACCTATTTTCCCGACAATCAGTGCAAGGTGCACGTGCTCGCCCTCAACATCGACGAGGTCCAGCACCGGGAGATCCAGAAGGTCCGCGAAAATATCTTCGATCTGGCGCGTTACTTACAGGAGCAGAGCATTTTGGCCATCGCGGCCCATCCGCTTTACGCCATCAACGATCGTCTCACCGCCGGGCACTTCGAGAAGATGCTGCTGCTTTTCGAGAACTTCGAGCTCAACGGCGCGCGCAATCCGCGCGAGAACCAGTGTATCCGGGAAGTTGTCGAGCAATTGACCCCCCGGCGCATGGAAGATCTGGCCGATCGTCACGACCTGGCCCCCATGCATGCGAGACCTTGGGAAAAGCGCCTGTGGGGCGGTTCGGACGACCACAGCGCCCTCCATATCGCCAGGACGTTTACCCGGATTACAGGCATCGATTCGCCCCGACACCTATCGGCTGGATTGAAAGACATCGAGACCCAGGTGGTCACCCAGCCGGCCACGCCCCTGACCATGGGACACAACCTATATGGCATCGCCTATCAGTACTACCGAAGCAAATTCAACCTGGGACGCTATGCGGGTAAGGATGTGCTCATGCAGTTTCTCGATCGCAGCCTCCAGGTGGACGAGCATGTCCAGCCGGGTCTCTGGGCCCGTCTCTATCTCCTTTGGCAGCATCGCCGCGAAAAGCGGGCCGGGATACCGGTTTGCGATTCGTTGATGACCCTGCTGCGCTACGAAACCCATCAGCTGATCCACGAGGATCCGGAATTTTACAACACGGATGCCTCATCCAACGATTTCGTTGCGCGCGAAAAGCGATGGTTCGATTTCGTCAATCGGGCATCCAAGGGCGTCATGCTCCATTTCGGCAACCACCTGCTCGATCATCTCTCCGGGGCCAATGTGTTCAACATTTTTTCGACCATCGGTTCGGCAGGGGGGCTGTACACACTGCTGGCGCCCTATTTCGTGGCGTATTCCCAGTTCGCCAAGGACCGGACCTTCAGCGAGGGCATCCGCAGGCAATTCGTTACCTCGACCGATGCAAAGGCCCGGGAAGCATTCCGGTTCGCCCATTTCACCGATACCTTCTATGAGGTCAATGGCGTGGCCCAGACCCTCCAACAGCAGGTGCACTGTGCATTGAAGCATGGCAAAATCTATAAATTGATCACCTGCCATGCGGCGGAGGCAGACATCGATCAGCCCGGTGTTCGCAATTTCACCCCCATCGGGACCTATGAATTGCCCGAATATCCCGAGCAGAAGATTTTTTATCCGCCTTTCCTGGAAATGCTCTCATTCTGCTACGATGAGCAGATCGATCATATCCACCTGGCCACACCGGGGCCGGTGGGCCTGGCCGGTTTGGCCATTGCCAAGATCCTCAAGCTGCCAACCAGCGGCACATACCATACGGCCATTCCCCAGTATGCCCAGGTCCTCACCGGAGACGAAGCCATCGAAGACCTGGCATGGAAATACGTCCTCTGGTTTTACGATCAGCTCGACGTTATTTACGCACCGTCCCAAAGCACCAAAGAGGAATTGTGCGCCAAAGGCCTCGACCCCAGAAAGATCCAGCTCTACCCGCGGGGGATCGATGTCGAACGATTCAATCCGGTCAAGCGCAACGGCATTTTCAAAACGAGGTTTCCACTGCCCGAAGGCACCCGGTTGCTCTATGTCGGCCGGGTCAGCAAGGAGAAGAATTTGCACCTTCTCGCCGAGGCTTTCAGGCGGATGGTCGCAAACGGCGAACCGGTACAGCTGGTCGTGGTCGGCGACGGTCCCTACTTAAAGGAGATGCAGGCCGCAATAAAGGGACTGCCGTGCTGTTTCACCGGATACCTGAGCGGCGAAAGCCTGGCCGCGGTGTATGCCTCGGCCGACCTCTTTGTCTTCCCCAGCAGCACGGATACATTCGGAAATGTGGTCCTCGAAGCCCAGGCATCGGGTCTTCCCGTGGTGGTGAGCGACCAGGGCGGGCCGTGTGAGAATATCATCGATGGCAAGACAGGTCTGGTCTGCAGGGCGGACGACCTGCAGAGCCTCATGGCCGCCATGCGGACCCTGGTGGGGGACCGTCAGCGGCGCCTGGAGATGGGGGCCGAAGCGCGAAAGTACGTAGAGGCGCGTTCCTTTGAAAACGCCTTTCTGCAGTTATGGGAGCTTTACCAATCCCAGGAGCTTCAACAGAATTCGGGTCGGTCGATGGAGTATCACGCCGCCTGA
- a CDS encoding glucosyl-3-phosphoglycerate synthase: MQHTWIKTNTFHHKDFCDLNQLVALKRHKGLKISLCLPTLNEEKTIAKEIVIFKSELMSRHPLLDEIVVVDSGSTDDTRDIARAYGADVYRAADILPHLPPYTGKGENLWRALYVTQGDIIVYLDADIKNIHHRFAYGLIGPLLVHDHIKYTKAFYDRPIASVDKTVRPTGGGRVTELVIRPLFSLFFPELTQILQPLSGEYAGFREVFEQLPFPIGYGVETSMILDIYEKWGLEIMAQVDLEKRIHRNQDTKALGKMAFAILKTFINRKISLGMIDLKEELHDEMIQYRLVKGAIEPDIVQIKGVERPPIIELPEYRAKHHPPGAAR; this comes from the coding sequence ATGCAACACACCTGGATCAAAACCAACACCTTCCATCACAAGGATTTTTGCGACCTGAACCAACTTGTCGCGCTCAAACGACACAAAGGGTTGAAGATCTCCTTGTGTCTGCCGACACTCAACGAAGAAAAAACCATTGCCAAGGAGATCGTCATTTTCAAGTCCGAATTGATGTCGCGCCATCCGCTGCTCGATGAAATCGTCGTCGTGGATTCGGGCTCCACGGACGACACCCGAGATATCGCGCGTGCCTACGGCGCCGATGTCTACCGGGCCGCCGATATCCTGCCGCACCTGCCGCCCTACACCGGTAAAGGCGAGAACCTCTGGCGGGCCCTTTACGTCACCCAGGGAGATATCATCGTCTATCTGGATGCCGACATTAAAAACATTCACCACCGTTTCGCATATGGACTCATAGGGCCGCTCCTGGTGCATGATCATATCAAATACACCAAGGCGTTCTACGACCGTCCCATCGCATCGGTGGACAAAACAGTCCGGCCGACCGGCGGCGGCAGGGTGACCGAACTCGTCATTCGACCGCTCTTCTCCTTGTTCTTCCCTGAACTGACCCAAATTCTTCAGCCGCTTTCCGGAGAGTACGCCGGATTCCGGGAAGTATTCGAACAGCTTCCCTTTCCCATTGGATATGGCGTTGAAACCAGCATGATACTGGACATCTACGAAAAATGGGGTTTGGAGATCATGGCGCAAGTCGATCTGGAAAAGCGTATCCACCGCAACCAGGACACAAAGGCGCTCGGAAAGATGGCCTTCGCCATCCTGAAGACCTTCATCAACCGTAAAATCTCCTTGGGCATGATCGATCTGAAAGAGGAACTGCACGACGAGATGATTCAATATCGTCTCGTAAAGGGGGCCATCGAGCCGGACATCGTGCAAATCAAGGGGGTTGAACGACCACCGATCATCGAGCTGCCCGAATACCGTGCAAAACACCATCCGCCAGGGGCGGCTCGCTAA
- a CDS encoding M28 family peptidase encodes MHAYTDKLPEFVDVLRTMMDTIITNTVLVGQVPAPTFEEQARVDLFLERLSEFGVDECTTDEFFNPIGIIQGSSRSQPPIFVVAHMDSPFGKEVDHHYTVGKNTITGAGVLDNALGVGVLLSLPEIFRKLDLHFESDIILAGVIQSIGKGNLRGIRHLLKSWSTPIRGAVCVESGELGRLNYYSDGMIRCEITCHVDPAQERSQRFFPNAILILNEVINQIMALRLPLKPRTKIIFGTIQGGLKHGQIAHEATLGLEIRSDADTMVKEIYGDIRDIIDGLRHEYEVELILERVSNQRAASLRYNHPLVKAVVGIMKTLELEPFSEPSESELSIFLSRQIPAVTLGVSHGEGYQQTDATMQIEPMFKGIAHILGAIMAIDAGVCDA; translated from the coding sequence ATGCATGCCTATACGGACAAACTGCCCGAATTCGTCGACGTGTTGCGCACGATGATGGATACCATTATCACCAATACCGTCCTCGTCGGCCAGGTGCCCGCCCCCACCTTTGAGGAGCAGGCCAGGGTCGACCTGTTTCTCGAACGCCTCTCGGAGTTTGGCGTCGACGAATGCACCACCGATGAGTTTTTCAACCCCATCGGGATCATTCAGGGCAGCTCCCGCAGCCAGCCGCCCATCTTTGTCGTGGCCCACATGGACTCGCCTTTCGGCAAAGAGGTGGATCATCACTACACGGTCGGCAAAAATACCATCACCGGTGCGGGTGTACTGGACAACGCCCTGGGCGTCGGTGTTCTCCTTTCCCTGCCTGAAATCTTTCGCAAACTTGATCTCCACTTCGAGTCGGACATCATTCTGGCCGGTGTCATCCAATCCATCGGCAAAGGCAACCTGCGAGGCATCCGCCACTTGCTCAAATCCTGGTCGACCCCCATCCGCGGTGCGGTCTGCGTCGAAAGCGGCGAATTGGGCCGCTTAAATTACTACTCGGACGGCATGATCCGATGCGAGATAACCTGCCATGTGGATCCGGCCCAGGAACGTTCCCAACGGTTCTTTCCCAATGCGATCTTGATTCTCAACGAGGTGATCAACCAGATCATGGCCCTGCGCCTGCCGCTGAAACCAAGGACCAAAATCATCTTCGGCACCATCCAGGGCGGCCTGAAACACGGTCAGATCGCTCACGAAGCCACCCTCGGACTGGAGATTAGAAGCGATGCGGACACCATGGTCAAGGAGATATACGGCGACATCCGTGATATCATCGACGGACTGCGCCATGAATACGAGGTGGAGCTGATTCTGGAAAGAGTCAGCAACCAACGAGCGGCCAGCCTCAGGTACAACCATCCGTTGGTAAAAGCCGTCGTGGGCATCATGAAAACCCTGGAGTTGGAACCTTTCAGCGAGCCCAGCGAATCCGAGCTTTCCATCTTTTTATCACGCCAGATCCCGGCCGTCACCCTCGGTGTCAGCCACGGCGAAGGCTACCAGCAGACAGATGCGACCATGCAGATCGAACCCATGTTCAAGGGGATCGCCCATATTCTCGGCGCGATCATGGCCATCGACGCTGGTGTGTGCGACGCATAG
- the cobA gene encoding uroporphyrinogen-III C-methyltransferase, whose product MADNAQSGKVYLVGAGPGDPELLTLKGQRCIAHADVLIYDYLAARTLLAHARPDCECIYVGKKGGDHTLAQEGINALLVEKAQSGRVVTRLKGGDPFIFGRGGEEAEVLQAAGIDFEIVPGVTSAIAAPAYAGIPLTHRQFTSTVAFVTGHEDPTKSGSDIDWPSLAKGIGTLVFLMGVKNLPHIVAQLRRHGRPADTPVALVRWGSTTRQRTVTGTLDDIVERARAAGMKAPAIIVVGQVVRLRETLQWFEKRPLLGKRIVVTRARAQASDLVQRLNDLGADCIECPTIQVVPPESWTALDAALERLAQYGWLVFTSVNGVDAFFQRLFETGRDVRVLGHLRTAAIGPATAQRLRRYGLTTDILPDTYQAESVVEAFSRQPIDGQRILLPRAMEARTVLPESLTAMGAVVDEIAVYRTVQSTENAPLLLEALEAGNVDMVTFTSSSTVRNFKALLPEGLDPAVLEKVAVACIGDITADTAKRLGFRVDLVAPVFTIEGLSDAILHYYHSAKTA is encoded by the coding sequence ATGGCTGACAACGCCCAATCCGGAAAGGTCTACCTCGTCGGTGCAGGCCCTGGTGATCCGGAACTGCTGACACTCAAAGGTCAACGGTGCATCGCCCACGCCGATGTGCTGATCTACGACTACCTGGCGGCCAGGACCTTGCTGGCCCATGCCCGTCCGGATTGCGAGTGCATCTATGTAGGCAAAAAAGGCGGGGACCACACCCTCGCCCAGGAGGGCATCAACGCCCTTCTGGTGGAAAAAGCGCAGTCCGGCCGCGTGGTCACCCGGCTGAAGGGCGGCGACCCCTTCATCTTCGGCCGTGGCGGTGAAGAGGCCGAAGTGCTTCAGGCCGCGGGCATCGATTTCGAAATCGTGCCCGGCGTCACCTCGGCCATCGCCGCGCCGGCCTATGCGGGCATTCCCTTGACCCACCGCCAGTTTACCAGCACCGTGGCCTTTGTGACCGGCCATGAAGATCCCACCAAGTCCGGTTCCGACATCGACTGGCCGTCCCTGGCAAAAGGGATCGGCACCCTGGTTTTTCTGATGGGCGTCAAGAACCTGCCCCATATCGTGGCGCAGCTGCGCCGGCACGGCCGGCCGGCCGACACCCCGGTTGCGCTGGTGCGGTGGGGCAGCACCACCCGTCAGCGCACCGTTACCGGCACCTTGGACGATATCGTCGAACGGGCGCGCGCTGCCGGCATGAAGGCCCCGGCCATCATCGTCGTCGGCCAGGTGGTGCGTCTGCGCGAGACGCTGCAATGGTTCGAAAAACGGCCGCTTTTGGGAAAAAGAATCGTCGTCACGCGCGCCCGGGCCCAGGCCAGCGACCTGGTGCAGCGGCTGAACGATCTGGGTGCCGACTGTATCGAATGCCCCACCATCCAGGTGGTGCCTCCGGAAAGCTGGACAGCATTGGATGCGGCCTTGGAACGACTGGCGCAATATGGCTGGCTGGTCTTTACCAGCGTCAACGGCGTCGACGCTTTTTTCCAGCGTCTCTTCGAAACCGGCCGGGATGTCCGTGTACTGGGTCACCTGCGCACGGCCGCGATCGGGCCGGCGACCGCCCAACGACTTCGGCGATACGGCCTGACCACCGATATTCTACCCGACACGTATCAGGCCGAGTCGGTGGTGGAGGCCTTTTCCCGACAGCCGATCGACGGCCAACGGATCCTATTGCCGCGCGCCATGGAAGCCCGCACCGTGCTGCCCGAATCCCTGACCGCCATGGGCGCCGTGGTGGATGAAATCGCGGTCTACCGAACCGTGCAATCCACCGAAAATGCTCCCCTTCTTTTGGAGGCACTCGAGGCGGGGAACGTCGACATGGTCACCTTCACCAGCTCTTCCACGGTCAGGAACTTCAAAGCCTTGCTGCCCGAAGGGCTCGATCCAGCCGTTCTGGAAAAGGTGGCCGTGGCCTGCATCGGCGACATCACAGCTGACACGGCCAAACGGCTCGGGTTCCGCGTCGATCTCGTCGCCCCGGTCTTCACCATCGAAGGCCTGAGCGACGCCATCCTGCACTATTATCATTCAGCGAAGACGGCTTAG
- the hemC gene encoding hydroxymethylbilane synthase, with protein MKSSLRIGTRGSQLALWQARWVQAAITRDQPDITVELVIIKTQGDKILDVPLAQVGGKGLFVKEIEEALLENRIDLAVHSMKDMPAELPAGLVIGAIPARENAHDAFVSVRHAALHDLPDGARLGTSSLRRAAQLKHQRPDLTIVPLRGNLDTRLKKLETTDLDAIVLAAAGLLRLGLGERITRYLNSEEMLPAVGQGALCIETRDDDPRVGPIVVKLDHADTHHAVRAERAFLKRLEGGCQVPIAGHATTDGSRVDLCGLVADVDGRRIIKNTRSGPVEIAEQLGRALAEDLLANGADHILESLQSHG; from the coding sequence ATGAAATCCTCCCTGCGTATCGGGACCCGCGGGAGCCAGCTGGCACTTTGGCAGGCGCGCTGGGTCCAGGCGGCCATTACCCGCGACCAGCCGGACATCACCGTAGAGCTGGTCATCATCAAAACCCAGGGCGACAAGATTCTCGACGTGCCGCTGGCCCAGGTCGGAGGCAAGGGGCTTTTCGTCAAAGAGATCGAGGAGGCCCTCCTGGAGAACCGGATCGACCTGGCCGTGCACAGCATGAAGGATATGCCCGCCGAATTGCCGGCGGGACTTGTTATTGGTGCGATTCCGGCCAGGGAAAATGCTCACGACGCCTTCGTCTCCGTGCGACATGCAGCCCTGCACGATCTGCCCGATGGCGCCCGGTTGGGCACCAGCAGCTTGCGTCGGGCCGCCCAACTCAAACACCAGCGGCCGGACCTGACCATCGTACCCTTGCGCGGCAACCTGGACACGCGTCTGAAAAAGCTGGAAACCACGGACCTGGACGCCATCGTCCTGGCAGCGGCGGGGCTGCTGCGGCTCGGCCTGGGGGAACGGATTACCCGATATTTGAATTCCGAAGAAATGCTGCCGGCCGTTGGCCAGGGCGCCCTGTGTATCGAGACGCGCGATGACGATCCCCGTGTGGGGCCGATCGTGGTCAAACTCGACCATGCGGACACGCACCATGCCGTGCGGGCCGAACGCGCTTTCTTGAAGCGCCTGGAAGGCGGCTGCCAGGTTCCCATTGCCGGCCATGCGACGACCGACGGCAGCCGGGTCGATCTCTGCGGGTTGGTGGCCGATGTCGATGGCCGCCGCATCATCAAAAACACGCGCTCCGGTCCGGTCGAAATCGCGGAGCAACTGGGGCGCGCCCTGGCCGAAGATCTCCTGGCCAATGGCGCGGACCATATTTTGGAAAGTTTGCAATCCCATGGCTGA
- a CDS encoding FmdB family zinc ribbon protein produces MPIYEYRCKKCGHEFEQLVIGQDCPACPECESKEVCRLMSCCGFVSKGAGGQTITSSASASSCSGCSASSCAGCGH; encoded by the coding sequence ATGCCAATTTATGAATATCGATGTAAAAAATGCGGCCACGAATTTGAACAGCTGGTGATCGGCCAGGATTGCCCGGCATGCCCGGAATGTGAAAGCAAAGAGGTGTGCCGCCTGATGTCCTGTTGCGGGTTCGTGTCCAAAGGTGCCGGCGGCCAGACGATCACCTCCTCGGCCTCGGCCTCCTCCTGCAGCGGTTGTTCGGCCTCGAGCTGCGCAGGTTGCGGCCACTGA
- a CDS encoding tetratricopeptide repeat protein — protein sequence MACPPIQQGQSTDIHALLRMEPETALTARIKSTAAGEPPHTDALFPPPPLEADFLSKTASWERFAAMAIHFDRADENNDNQSLHSAIQESLTALAQGRAMHWFRWGATLYGCAIKDADASTAGRIAQQIQHKLDETLLATVSIGLSEFPLDDFSREAAFENACKALDHAAFFGPASTVVFDAVSLNISGDHFYQTGKVSEAMAEYRAALRLDADDVNVYNSLGVCLAQTGEIEEAAACFEKALAIDPKEAMAAYNLGVLDLLRKADEQALAHFQNAYALDDRTFDIAFQIGKLLTEHHAYGEAKPYLEKALSLNNTSAPAWSYLGQCLHGLDHIKQAIDAFKRAVKINPNDATALSRLAVLYDLKGENPEISLTFARQSVALAPENGEFRMRLAELYQKHDRLDQALSEYRSAAALGQDSTEQIAHVQAQMETPASKKQRCA from the coding sequence ATGGCATGCCCACCGATCCAACAAGGCCAATCGACCGATATTCATGCCCTCCTGCGCATGGAACCGGAAACCGCGCTGACCGCCCGCATCAAATCAACTGCGGCCGGGGAGCCGCCCCATACCGACGCCCTATTTCCGCCGCCGCCCCTTGAGGCAGATTTCCTGTCCAAGACGGCTTCGTGGGAGCGCTTTGCGGCAATGGCCATTCATTTCGACCGCGCCGATGAGAACAACGATAATCAGTCCTTGCACAGCGCGATCCAGGAATCCCTGACCGCCCTCGCTCAAGGCCGCGCCATGCACTGGTTTCGTTGGGGCGCCACCCTTTACGGCTGCGCGATAAAAGATGCCGATGCATCAACGGCCGGCCGAATTGCGCAACAGATCCAACACAAGCTGGACGAAACCCTGCTGGCCACCGTGTCCATCGGTCTCTCAGAGTTTCCCCTCGACGATTTCAGCCGCGAGGCGGCTTTTGAAAATGCCTGCAAGGCCCTGGATCACGCCGCCTTCTTCGGCCCCGCCAGCACCGTCGTTTTCGATGCAGTCAGCCTGAACATCAGCGGCGATCATTTTTACCAGACTGGGAAGGTGTCCGAAGCCATGGCCGAATACCGCGCGGCCCTGCGGCTGGACGCCGATGATGTCAATGTCTATAACAGCCTGGGCGTGTGCCTGGCACAGACAGGGGAGATCGAGGAGGCCGCCGCCTGTTTTGAAAAGGCCCTGGCGATCGATCCCAAAGAGGCCATGGCCGCCTACAACCTCGGGGTACTGGACCTGCTCCGCAAAGCAGATGAACAGGCCCTGGCCCATTTTCAAAACGCCTACGCCCTGGACGACCGCACCTTCGACATTGCCTTTCAGATCGGCAAATTGCTCACCGAACATCATGCCTATGGCGAGGCCAAGCCCTACCTGGAAAAGGCGCTGTCGCTCAACAACACCTCGGCACCGGCCTGGAGTTACCTGGGGCAGTGTCTGCATGGCCTGGACCATATCAAGCAGGCGATCGACGCATTCAAGCGGGCGGTCAAAATCAACCCCAACGATGCGACAGCCCTATCCCGACTGGCCGTTCTCTATGACCTCAAAGGTGAAAATCCGGAGATCAGCCTGACCTTTGCCCGTCAGAGCGTTGCCCTGGCACCTGAAAACGGTGAATTCAGGATGCGTCTGGCCGAACTCTACCAGAAACACGATCGACTGGACCAGGCGCTTTCGGAATATCGATCCGCGGCCGCCTTAGGGCAAGACAGCACGGAACAGATCGCTCACGTTCAAGCTCAAATGGAAACTCCGGCGTCCAAAAAGCAACGGTGTGCCTGA
- the selA gene encoding L-seryl-tRNA(Sec) selenium transferase has product MSISEKQQELLRRLPGVDHLIHLAENDPRLQPLPKSVLVRAIRETLAELRRQILEQPATADDRWDDSFDMIARIVQKASVVQAYNLKRTVNATGVVVHTNLGRSCLAREAIDHLVQIASCYSNLEFDLKAGRRGSRYSAVEDLLCELSGAEAAMAVNNNAAAVLLCLDTMARGKEVIISRGELVEIGGSFRIPDVMARSGAILKEVGTTNRTHLRDYQQAISNDTGLLLKVHTSNYSIVGFTAAVTLEQMVTLGRQFNLPVMEDLGSGNLIDLTRYGLTAEPTVQASVAAGIDVVTFSGDKLLGGPQAGLIVGKTAFLDRIKTNPLTRALRIDKMTLAALEATLRLYRDERQAVSRIPTLRMLFARRPELEGRANRLAEGLRALPGDRLAVEPIDLSSRAGGGALPLLDLPSCGLAVRVQGLSASRIESHLRANTPPIIGRIENDRFILDPRTLRDDELQLIVDAFEHLLTHSTTTQTNSHGDH; this is encoded by the coding sequence ATGTCCATCAGTGAAAAACAGCAAGAGTTGCTGCGCCGCCTGCCGGGAGTCGATCATCTGATCCACCTGGCGGAAAATGACCCCCGTCTTCAACCCCTTCCCAAATCGGTGCTGGTCCGTGCCATCAGGGAGACACTGGCCGAGTTGCGCCGGCAGATCCTGGAACAGCCCGCCACCGCCGACGATCGATGGGATGACTCGTTCGATATGATCGCCCGGATTGTCCAAAAAGCATCCGTCGTACAGGCCTATAATTTGAAGCGGACCGTCAACGCCACCGGTGTCGTCGTGCACACCAATCTGGGACGCTCGTGCCTGGCCCGGGAAGCGATCGACCACCTGGTCCAAATTGCCTCCTGCTATTCCAACCTCGAATTCGACCTGAAAGCCGGTCGGCGGGGTTCCCGCTACAGTGCGGTCGAAGATTTGCTGTGTGAATTGAGCGGCGCCGAAGCGGCCATGGCGGTCAACAACAACGCGGCCGCGGTACTGCTTTGCCTCGATACCATGGCGCGGGGCAAGGAGGTGATCATCTCCCGGGGAGAACTGGTGGAGATCGGCGGATCGTTCCGGATTCCCGACGTGATGGCCAGAAGCGGCGCCATCCTCAAGGAGGTGGGCACGACCAACCGCACGCATCTTCGGGATTACCAGCAGGCCATCTCCAACGATACCGGATTGCTGCTCAAGGTCCACACCAGCAATTACAGTATCGTCGGATTTACGGCCGCCGTAACTCTCGAACAGATGGTCACCCTGGGCAGGCAATTCAACCTGCCGGTGATGGAAGACCTGGGCAGCGGGAATTTGATCGATCTGACGCGCTACGGCCTGACCGCCGAGCCCACGGTGCAGGCCTCGGTGGCCGCCGGCATCGATGTGGTGACCTTCAGCGGCGACAAACTGCTCGGCGGACCCCAGGCCGGCCTCATCGTCGGCAAAACCGCCTTTCTCGACCGCATCAAGACCAATCCGCTGACCCGCGCCCTGCGCATCGACAAGATGACCCTGGCGGCCCTGGAGGCAACGTTGCGTTTATACCGGGACGAACGCCAGGCTGTATCCCGAATCCCGACCCTGAGAATGCTTTTCGCCCGGCGCCCGGAACTCGAGGGGCGCGCCAATCGCCTGGCAGAAGGCCTGCGTGCTCTCCCGGGGGATCGATTGGCTGTCGAACCGATCGACCTCTCCTCACGGGCCGGCGGCGGCGCGCTGCCCCTGCTGGACCTGCCCAGTTGCGGCCTGGCCGTTCGCGTTCAGGGTCTCTCGGCCAGCCGGATCGAATCCCATCTGCGGGCCAACACGCCGCCCATCATCGGGCGGATCGAAAATGACCGATTCATCCTGGACCCCCGAACCCTCCGGGACGATGAGCTTCAACTCATCGTAGATGCCTTCGAACACCTGTTAACCCACAGCACCACGACCCAAACGAATTCCCATGGAGATCATTGA